The sequence GGTCTGGCTCACCGACAAGGCCACGGACGAAGGCCTCAAGCAGCTTGGCGAGTGGGGCGCCGTGAAGATCTGGCTGCTCGAGCACGCGGACCTGGCGCCGTATCGAGGCGAGGTGTGGGTGCCGGTTCTGGAGGCGCTGGTCGAACGGGAGTCGCCCAAGGCCATCTTCGGCCCGGTGACGAGCCGCCAGCGGGAGTTCCTCGCGCGTCTGGCCGCGCGCCTCGGCGTGGGCCTCGCCGCCGATTGCGTGGCCCTGGCGCTGGAGGGTGACCGCCTGGTCGCCACCCGTCCGGTCTACGCGGGCAAGCTGCTGAGCAAGGTGGCCTGGGCCAAGACGCCCTGGGTCGCCACGCTGCGTCCGAACGTGTTCCGCCCGGCCGACGCCCAGGCCGGACGCACGGCGTCCGTGGAGCGCCCCGCGCTGACGCTGCCGGCGGCACGGATGAAGCTCGTGGAGCGCCGCGAGGAGGTCTCCACGGGGCTGCCCGAGCTCACCGAGGCCGAGATCGTGCTCTCGGGCGGGCGGGGCATGAAGGGGCCGGAGAACTACGTGATCCTCGAGGAGCTGGGCGGCGTCATCGGCGCCGCGGTCGGGGCCTCCCGGGCCGCTGTCGACGCGGGCTGGCGGCCCCATCGCTTCCAGATCGGCCAGACCGGCCGCACGATCTCGCCCAAGCTCTACATGGGGTTCGGCGTGTCCGGCGCCATCCAGCACCTGGCCGGGATGCGGACGTCCAAAGTGATCGTCGCCGTCAACAAGGATCCCGAGGCGCCCATCTTCAAGATCGCCGATTACGGGATCGTGGCCGACCTCTTCGAGGTCGTGCCTCACCTGACGCAGGAATTCAAGAAGCTGCTGGAGAAGTGATGCGGTTGGACCTGACGGACGAGCAGCAGATGATCCAGTCGATGGCGCGGGAGTTCGCCGAGAGCGAGATCAAGCCCATCGCCGAGGAGATCGATCGGGACGGGCGCTTCCCCCACGAGACGGTCAAGCGCATGGGCGAGCTCGGTCTGCTCGGCATCGCGGTGCCCGAGGCCTGGGGCGGCAGCGGGGCCGACACCGTCTCCTACGTCGTCGCGCTGGTCGAGATTGCCAGGCACTGCGCTTCGCACGCCGTCGTCATGTCGGTCAACAACTCGCTCTTCTGCGACCCCGTGCTGAAGTTCGGCTCGGATGCGCAGCGGGAGCGCTTTCTCCGGCCGTTCGCGGCCGGGCACCAGATCGGCTGCTTCGCCCTGACCGAGCCGCAGGCCGGCTCCGACGCCCGGAACCAGCACACCCTGGCCACGCGCGACGGCGATCACTACGTCCTCAACGGTCGGAAGGCGTTCGTCACGAACGGTCGCGAGGCGGCCGCCGCCCTGGTCTTCGCCCAGACGGATCGCGCCCTGGGCCACCGCGGCATCGCGGCCTTCCTGATCGAGAAGGGCACGCCGGGCTTCCTCGTGCCCAAGACCGAGGACAAGCTGGGGCTGCGCGCGTCCGACACCGCGGAGTTCGTGTTCGAGGATTGCCGGGTGCCGGTGGCCAATCGCCTGGGCCAGGAGGGCCAGGGCTTCGGGATCGCGCTCAGCGCGCTCGACGCCGGCCGCATCGGCATCGCCGCGCAGGCGGTGGGTATCGCCGAGGGCGCCTGGGCGCGCGCGGTGGCCTACGCGCGCGAGCGTCGGGCCTTCGGCGTGCCGATCGGCCAGCACCAGATGGTGCAATGGATGCTGGCCGACATGACGACGGCCATCGAAGGCGCGCGCCTGTTGACGCTGCGGGCGGCCACGCTCAAGGACCGGGGCCAGCCCTTCCGGCCCGCGGCGGCCATGGCCAAGCTCTTCGCCGCGGAGACGGCGATGAAGGTCACCACCGACGCCGTCCAGGTCCACGGCGGGTACGGGTTCATCCGGGAGTACCAGGTGGAGCGGCATTTCCGCGACGCCAAGATCACGCAGATCTACGAGGGCACATCGCAGATCCAGAAGCTGGTGATCGCGCGCGCGGTCTTGGGGGAGCCAGCATGAGCGAGCAGGAGCGTTGGCGCGACGAGACGTACGAGGCGTTCCGGCGGCGCTCCCCCGAGCGTCCGGGGCGCTTCGAGACGCTCTCCGGTCTTCCGGTACGTCCGCTGTACGGGCCGGAGGATCTGCGGGACTGGTCGTACGCCGACAAGCTCGGATATCCGGGCGAGTATCCCTTCACCCGCGGCGTCTATCCGACGATGTACCGGGGGCGCCTGTGGACGATGCGGATGTTCGCCGGGTTCGGACGCCCGGAGGACACCAACGCCCGCTTCAAGTACCTGCTCGAGCAGGGGCAGACGGGGCTGTCGACGGCCTTCGACATGCCGGCGCTCATGGGCTACGACGCCGACCATCCTCGCGCCCAGGGCGAGGTCGGTAAGGAAGGCGTGTCCATCTCCACGCTGGACGACTTCGAGCGCCTGTTCGCCGACATCCCGCTCGGCGAGGTGACGACGTCGATGACCATCAACTGCACGGCGTCGGTGGCGCTGGCCATGTACCTGACCGTGGCCGACAAGCAGGGCGTGGCCTGGGATCGGGTCGGCGGCACGATGCAGAACGACATGCTCAAGGAGTTCATCGCCCAGAAGGAGTGGATCTGCCCGCCCGAGCCGGCCGTGCGGATCGTCACGGACATGATCGAGTTCACGTCGCGGTACGTCCCGCGCTTCAACCCGGTGTCGATCTCCGGCTATCACATCCGCGAGGCCGGGGCCACGGCGGTGCAGGAGCTGGCCTTCACCCTGGCCGATGGCCTGGCCTACGTGGAAGCGGCACGCAACCGGGGCCTCGACGTCGACAGCTTCGCGCCGCGGCTGAGCTTCTTCTTCGACATCCACAACGACTTCTTCGAGGAGGTTGCCAAGCTGCGAGCGGCGCGCCGGATGTGGGCCCGCTTCATGAAGGAGCGCTACGGCGCCACCAGGCCGGAGTCGATGCGGCTGCGTACGCACACGCAGACCGCGGGGGTCTCCGCCACTGCCCAGCAGCCGCTGAACAACGTCGCCCGGGTCGCCCTGCAGGCCCTGGCCGCCGTGCTGGGCGGGGCCCAGTCGCTGCACACGAACTCCTACGACGAGACGTGGGCGCTGCCCACGGAGGACGCGGTCACCGTCGCCCTGCGCACCCAGCAGATCATCGCCGAGGAGACGGGGGTCCCTCACACCATCGATCCGCTGGGCGGATCCTACTATCTGGAGTCGCTCACCGACCAGATGGAAGCGGCGGCGCTGGAGTACATCCGGAAGATCGACGCCCTGGGCGGGATGGTGCGGGCCATCGACCACGGCTTTCCGCAGAAGGAGATCGCCGACGCCGCCTACCGGTACCAGCTCATGGAGGACCGCGGCGAGAAGGTGACGGTGGGCGTCAACAAGTACGTGATGTCCGAGGAGAAGCCGATCACGTACCTACGCATCGACGAGCAGGTCGAGGTGGAGCAGGTCGCCCGGGTGCGGCGCTTCAAGGCCAGCCGCGACATGACCCGGGTGGAGCGGCGCCTCAAGCAGGTGGCGGAGGCGTGCCGCAACGGACAGAACCTCATGCCCGTGCTCGTGGATGCCGTGAAGGACTACGCGAGCCTGGGCGAGATCTCCGACGTCTACCGGCAGGTGTTCGGCCTGTACCGGGAGCCGATCATTTTTTAGGGGGCAGGGGTATGAGTGACGCGATCCGGATCACCAGGGCGGCCACGAAGAAGGCCAAGCCGAAGGACGCCGAGCTCGGCTTCGGCTCCGTCTTCACCGACCACATGTTCGTGATGGACTTTCAGGAGGAGAAGGGCTGGTACGACCCCCGGATCGCGCCGTACGGACCGTTCAACCTGGACCCGGCGACCGCGGTGCTGCACTACGGCCAGGGACTGTTCGAGGGTCTCAAGGCCTTCCGCGGCCGGGATGGCAAGATCCGGCTCTTCCGCCCCCACCAGCACGTGGCCCGGCTGAACCGCACGGCCGAGCGCATGTGCATCCCGGCCCTCGACTCCGAGATGGTCCTGAAGTCCTGGATGACGCTGGTCGACCTCGATCGGGACTGGGTGCCCTCGCGGGAGGGCACGTCCCTGTACATCCGTCCGACCGTGATCGCCAGCGAGCCCTTCCTTGGCGTGCGGCCGGCCAAGGAGTACCTGTGCTTCGTCATCCTGTCGCCGGTCGGGGCCTACTATCCCGAAGGCATCAATCCCGTCAAGATCAAGGTCATCGACAACTACGTGCGGGCGGTGCCGGGCGGTCTGGGCGAAGCCAAGACCGCGGCGAACTACGCGGCCAGCCTGTATGCGGCCGAAGAGGCCAAGCACGAGGGCTTCACCCAGGTGCTGTGGCTGGACGGCGTGCACCGCAAGTACATCGAGGAAGTGGGCACCATGAACCTCATGCTGAAGATCGGCGACGAGGTCATCACCCCGCCGCTGGCCGGCACCATCCTGGCCGGCGTTACGCGCGATTCGGTGCTCACGCTGCTCGGCCAGTGGGGCGTGCGGGTCTCCGAGCGCCCGATCTCCATCGACGAGGTCGTCAACGCCGCCCGCACGAACACTCTCAAAGAGGTGTGGGGCACCGGCACCGCCGCCGTCATCTCGCCGGTGGGGGAGCTCGCCTACCGCGGCGAGCGCATCGTCGTGGGCGGCGGCAGGATCGGGGAGCTCACGCAGCGTCTGTACGACGCGATCGTGGGCATCCAGTACGGCACCGCGCCCGACACGCACGGCTGGACGGTCGAAGTCTGACGGGGGACGGTCATGACTGACTGCGTCTTCTGCAAGATCCGGGACGGCCAGATTCCCTCGATGCGCGTGTACGAGGACGAGCGGACCATCTGCTTCATGGACATCAACCCGCTGAACCCTGGGCACTGTCTCGTCGTGAGCCGGGCGCACGCGCCCACCATCTTCGACGCCGACGAAGCCGATCTGAAAGCCGCGATCGTCACGGCCAGGCGCGTGGCCATCGCCCTGCGCGAGGCCGTGAAGCCGGACGGCCTCAACCTGTTGCAGGCCAACGGGGCGGCCGCGTTTCAGTCGGTGCCGCACTTTCACCTCCACCTGCTCCCTCGCTGGATCAACGACGGCAAAGGGTTCGATTGGAAGCTCGTGCCGGGGGACCGGGCGCAGGTCATGGCGATGGCCGACAAGATCCGCTCCGCCGTGGCGAAATCTTCGGAGGGGGCCTCGACGGCCCCCTCCGAGACCTCCCCCAGGAGTGGCGCGGGCCAAGCCCGCGCTCGAACGGGCGATTCGTGAGCGAGCGCCGAATTCGAGTAGTCGTGGCCAAGCCCGGTCTGGATGGGCACGACCGGGGGGCGAAGGTGGTGGCCCGGGCGCTGCGGGATGCCGGCTTCGAGGTGATCTACACCGGGCTGCATCAGACGCCGGAGCAGGTCGTCGCCACCGCCGTGCAGGAAGACGCGGACGCGATCGGGCTGAGCGTGCTCTCGGGCGCCCACAATCATCTGTTCAAGCGGGTGCTGGAGCTCCTCAGGGAGAAGGGCGCCGAGGACATCGTCGTCTTCGGCGGGGGCATCATCCCGCCCGAGGACGTCGCCGCGCTGAAGGCCCTCGGCGTCAAAGAGCTCTTCGGTCCCGGTACGACGACCCAGGAGATCGTCCGCTTCGTTCGGGAAAACGTCCGCACGGCGGTGTGAAGGCGCGCCGAGGAGAAGCGAATGGCCGACGACGAGGCGTTGCACCAGGAGCTGGAGCGGCTGCGCCGGGAGAATGAGGCGCTCAAGGCCCGGACGGCCCGGGGCCTCTCCCTGCGCGTCAGCGAGAAAGGCGGTGTCTCCGTCTACGGGCTGGGGCGGTTTCCTGTCACGCTCTACAAGGAACAATGGGACAAGCTGCTGGCCATGGCCGACGAGATCCGCGCCTTCATCCGCGAGCACGAGCCGGAGCTCAAAGCCAAAGAGCCCCGCGAGCGGTAGCGTGGATTTCGAGCTCACCGCCGAGCAGCAGGCCGTCCGGGACGTGGCCCACCAGTTCGCCGAGGCCGAGCTGGGATCGCAGATGGTGCCCTACGACGAGCGTCACGAGTTTCCCCACGCCATCATCGGCAAGCTGGGCGAGCTCGGGTTCCTGGGCGCGCTGGTGCCGCCGGAGTACGGGGGCGCCGGGCTGGATTACGTCTCCTACGCGCTCGTGGTCGAGGAGCTGAACCGGGGTGACGCCTCGGTCGGCATCACCATGTGGGCTCACAACTCGCTGTGCACCAACCATCTGCTGACGTTCGGCTCGACCGAGCAGAAGGCCCGCTACCTGCCGCGTCTGGCTCGCGGGGAGCTGCTGGGCGCCTGGGGCCTCACCGAGCCGGGTTCGGGCTCGGACGCGGCGGCCCTGCGCACCCGGGCCGAGTGGCGCGAGGGACGCTGGGTGCTGAACGGCAGCAAGGCCTTCATCACCAACGCCAGCGTGGGCGGCGTGGCGGTCATCATGGCCCGCAGCGAGCCCGAGGAGGGCGCCCGGGGGATCTCGGCGTTCGTGCTGGAGAAAGGCGTGCCAGGCTTTTCCGCCGGCCGGCCCTATCGCAAGCTCGGCCTGCACGCCTCCGACACCGCCGAGCTCGTGCTGGAGGACGTCCGTCTGCCGGCCGAGGCGCTCATCGGCGCGCGCGGCCGGGGCTTCGCGCAAGCGCTGCAGATCCTGGAGGGCGGGCGCATCGCCATGGCCGCCATGGGCGTGGGCATCGCCCAGGCCGCGCTCGACCACGCCGTCCGGTACATGAAGCAGCGGACGGCCTTCGGCCGCACGCTGGCCGAGTTCAACGGGCTGCAGGGCATGGTCGCCGACATGGCCACCGACATCGAGGTCGCGCGGTTGCTCACGCTGCGGGCCGCCTGGCTCAAGGATCAGGGACGCCCGGCCATGCACGCCGCGGCCATGGCCAAGCTATTCGCCTCCGAGACGGCCATGCGGGCTGCGACGCGAGCCGTGCAGATCCACGGCGGCGCCGGCTACATTACGGAGTTCCCGGTCGAGCGGATCTTCCGCGACGCCAAGCTGACCGAGATCGGTGAGGGCACCTCCGAGATTCAGCGGATGGTCATCGCGCGCGAGGTCTTGCAGCTCGGCTGACGGGTTCGCGATCATCGGCAACGGGCAGTCCACGCGGTCCCGCCGATCCAGCAGGCGCCGAACGGACACGCGTCGCTCGGTCTCGGCGCGCCACTCGTTGAAGCGCCGCTCCACCTCGCGGGCTTCCAGCGCCGCCCGGGCCCGGGCCTGCGCGTCGGGCGAATGCTCCCCCGGACCCAGCTCGGCCAGCACGTCGTCGATGGGAACGAAGACGAACGCGCGGAAGCGCAGATCGAGGAAGCGCTGCCGGTCGACATCCGCGGCGATCAGCCGTCGGGCCCAGGCCGGCCCCACGCCGGTCTGCTCGAGCCAGCGCTCGAGCGCGGCGCGACCGCCGACACGGCGGGCGGCCTCGTCCCAGGCCTGTTGCACCTCGTCGTCGGTGCCGCCGATGCCCAGCCGCCGGGCTTCGCTCACGACGAGCTGACCCGCGATGAGCCGCTCGACGTCCTCGTAGCCGATCGGCGCCGCCGAGGGCGAGGCGCCGAACAGGCTGAGCGCGCGGGCCACGGCCACATCGCTGGCGGTGATGGGCTGGCCTTCCACGTCGGCCAGGACGGCATCGACGAATCTCGTGCCCGCCGCCGCGATCGCCGTCGTGACCAGCCCGGTCACGGCCAGCAGCGCGATGAACCGACGCCTCAAAACGGGTGTCCCACGGTGAGGTAGAAGCGGATCGTCTGTTCCTCGTCGTGGATCCGATCCAGGGGGTAGCCGACGTCCAGCCGGATCGGCCCGACCGGAGTGACCAGACGGAGCCCTCCACCGACGCCCGCGACCAGCGCGCCCACCGACAGGTCGGCAGCCGAATCGGTCACCGTCCCCGTGTCGAAGAAGACGGTGCCACCCAGCCAGCGCCAGATGGGAAAACGCCACTCGGCGTTGAAGACGGCCAGGCCGTTGCCGCCGGCCGGGTTGCCCCGGTTGTCGCGCGGGCCGAGCCGCCGCTCCCGATAGCCGCGCACGGTGCCGCTCCCCCCGGCGAAGAATCGCTCCTCGATCGGCAGGCTCGTGGTGTTGCGCAGCGGCGTGGCCACGCCCAGGCGGCCGGAGAGGACCAC is a genomic window of Candidatus Methylomirabilota bacterium containing:
- a CDS encoding HIT family protein — protein: MTDCVFCKIRDGQIPSMRVYEDERTICFMDINPLNPGHCLVVSRAHAPTIFDADEADLKAAIVTARRVAIALREAVKPDGLNLLQANGAAAFQSVPHFHLHLLPRWINDGKGFDWKLVPGDRAQVMAMADKIRSAVAKSSEGASTAPSETSPRSGAGQARARTGDS
- a CDS encoding branched-chain amino acid aminotransferase, which encodes MSDAIRITRAATKKAKPKDAELGFGSVFTDHMFVMDFQEEKGWYDPRIAPYGPFNLDPATAVLHYGQGLFEGLKAFRGRDGKIRLFRPHQHVARLNRTAERMCIPALDSEMVLKSWMTLVDLDRDWVPSREGTSLYIRPTVIASEPFLGVRPAKEYLCFVILSPVGAYYPEGINPVKIKVIDNYVRAVPGGLGEAKTAANYAASLYAAEEAKHEGFTQVLWLDGVHRKYIEEVGTMNLMLKIGDEVITPPLAGTILAGVTRDSVLTLLGQWGVRVSERPISIDEVVNAARTNTLKEVWGTGTAAVISPVGELAYRGERIVVGGGRIGELTQRLYDAIVGIQYGTAPDTHGWTVEV
- a CDS encoding methylmalonyl-CoA mutase family protein, encoding MSEQERWRDETYEAFRRRSPERPGRFETLSGLPVRPLYGPEDLRDWSYADKLGYPGEYPFTRGVYPTMYRGRLWTMRMFAGFGRPEDTNARFKYLLEQGQTGLSTAFDMPALMGYDADHPRAQGEVGKEGVSISTLDDFERLFADIPLGEVTTSMTINCTASVALAMYLTVADKQGVAWDRVGGTMQNDMLKEFIAQKEWICPPEPAVRIVTDMIEFTSRYVPRFNPVSISGYHIREAGATAVQELAFTLADGLAYVEAARNRGLDVDSFAPRLSFFFDIHNDFFEEVAKLRAARRMWARFMKERYGATRPESMRLRTHTQTAGVSATAQQPLNNVARVALQALAAVLGGAQSLHTNSYDETWALPTEDAVTVALRTQQIIAEETGVPHTIDPLGGSYYLESLTDQMEAAALEYIRKIDALGGMVRAIDHGFPQKEIADAAYRYQLMEDRGEKVTVGVNKYVMSEEKPITYLRIDEQVEVEQVARVRRFKASRDMTRVERRLKQVAEACRNGQNLMPVLVDAVKDYASLGEISDVYRQVFGLYREPIIF
- a CDS encoding acyl-CoA dehydrogenase: MRLDLTDEQQMIQSMAREFAESEIKPIAEEIDRDGRFPHETVKRMGELGLLGIAVPEAWGGSGADTVSYVVALVEIARHCASHAVVMSVNNSLFCDPVLKFGSDAQRERFLRPFAAGHQIGCFALTEPQAGSDARNQHTLATRDGDHYVLNGRKAFVTNGREAAAALVFAQTDRALGHRGIAAFLIEKGTPGFLVPKTEDKLGLRASDTAEFVFEDCRVPVANRLGQEGQGFGIALSALDAGRIGIAAQAVGIAEGAWARAVAYARERRAFGVPIGQHQMVQWMLADMTTAIEGARLLTLRAATLKDRGQPFRPAAAMAKLFAAETAMKVTTDAVQVHGGYGFIREYQVERHFRDAKITQIYEGTSQIQKLVIARAVLGEPA
- a CDS encoding cobalamin B12-binding domain-containing protein; translated protein: MSERRIRVVVAKPGLDGHDRGAKVVARALRDAGFEVIYTGLHQTPEQVVATAVQEDADAIGLSVLSGAHNHLFKRVLELLREKGAEDIVVFGGGIIPPEDVAALKALGVKELFGPGTTTQEIVRFVRENVRTAV
- a CDS encoding electron transfer flavoprotein subunit alpha/FixB family protein, which gives rise to MAGAFWCVVEDDRSGRPKKVMSEVLGEATRLAGAAEAVWLTDKATDEGLKQLGEWGAVKIWLLEHADLAPYRGEVWVPVLEALVERESPKAIFGPVTSRQREFLARLAARLGVGLAADCVALALEGDRLVATRPVYAGKLLSKVAWAKTPWVATLRPNVFRPADAQAGRTASVERPALTLPAARMKLVERREEVSTGLPELTEAEIVLSGGRGMKGPENYVILEELGGVIGAAVGASRAAVDAGWRPHRFQIGQTGRTISPKLYMGFGVSGAIQHLAGMRTSKVIVAVNKDPEAPIFKIADYGIVADLFEVVPHLTQEFKKLLEK
- a CDS encoding acyl-CoA dehydrogenase family protein: MDFELTAEQQAVRDVAHQFAEAELGSQMVPYDERHEFPHAIIGKLGELGFLGALVPPEYGGAGLDYVSYALVVEELNRGDASVGITMWAHNSLCTNHLLTFGSTEQKARYLPRLARGELLGAWGLTEPGSGSDAAALRTRAEWREGRWVLNGSKAFITNASVGGVAVIMARSEPEEGARGISAFVLEKGVPGFSAGRPYRKLGLHASDTAELVLEDVRLPAEALIGARGRGFAQALQILEGGRIAMAAMGVGIAQAALDHAVRYMKQRTAFGRTLAEFNGLQGMVADMATDIEVARLLTLRAAWLKDQGRPAMHAAAMAKLFASETAMRAATRAVQIHGGAGYITEFPVERIFRDAKLTEIGEGTSEIQRMVIAREVLQLG